One Natrinema longum genomic window carries:
- a CDS encoding urease subunit beta: protein MTEFVPGELLPAAEPVRINEGRPTATVTVENTGDRPVQVGSHFHFFEVNPGLAFDREAAYGTRLDIPAGTAIRFEPGCERDVDLVDIAGDRIVHGMGGLVGGELDDEDVKATALERARKQGYVSEGDE from the coding sequence ATGACCGAGTTCGTTCCGGGGGAACTACTCCCGGCAGCCGAACCGGTGCGGATAAACGAGGGGCGGCCGACGGCGACCGTCACGGTCGAGAACACCGGCGACCGCCCCGTCCAGGTCGGTTCGCACTTTCACTTCTTCGAGGTCAATCCCGGCCTCGCGTTCGACCGCGAGGCCGCGTACGGAACTCGGCTGGACATCCCGGCGGGCACGGCGATCAGGTTCGAACCGGGCTGTGAACGCGACGTCGATCTCGTCGATATCGCCGGCGATCGGATCGTCCACGGAATGGGCGGGCTGGTCGGCGGCGAACTGGACGACGAGGACGTGAAAGCGACCGCGCTCGAGCGCGCTCGAAAGCAGGGCTACGTCTCGGAGGGCGACGAATGA
- the ureC gene encoding urease subunit alpha, with protein MSRDLPRTEYTELFGPTEGDRLRLGDTNLLAKIERDHGVPGEEAVFGGGKTMRDGMGMQSGTTQAEGTLDWAFTNVVIIDPVLGIRKGDIGVRNGKIVGVGKAGNPDTMDGVDMVIGQSTDTIPADGLIATPGALDIHVHFNSPQLVEHALASGVTTMFGGGFGGGATTCTPGPRNIQRFLQAAEEWPVNVGFYGKGNSSRPESLREQVEAGAAGLKLHEDWGSTPAAIDTCLEVAEAEDVQVCIHTDTLNESGFVEDTFDAIDGRAIHTFHIEGAGGGHAPDVLELIGHEHMLPSSTNPSMPYTENTFDEHLDMVMVCHHLNPDVPEDVAFAESRIRAETLGAEDVLHDTGAISMMTTDSQAMGRMAEMVCRTWQTAHKMKAQRGPLEADAGTDADNARIKRYVAKYTINPAITAGIDDYVGSLEPGKLADIALWEPGFFGIKPQAVIKGGFPVWSQMGEANGSLMTCEPVIGRERAGAQGRAKHALSVSFVSDAAYENDVGDAYDLQTPVRPVEGTRSVRKSDMLHNDHCPDDIEIDAQTFEVEVDGEHVACDPADEIPLAQRYLL; from the coding sequence ATGAGCCGCGACCTGCCGCGGACGGAGTACACGGAACTGTTCGGCCCGACCGAAGGCGACCGACTCCGACTCGGCGATACGAACCTGCTGGCGAAGATCGAGCGCGATCACGGCGTTCCCGGCGAGGAGGCGGTCTTCGGCGGCGGAAAGACGATGCGCGACGGGATGGGGATGCAGTCGGGGACGACACAGGCCGAGGGCACGCTCGACTGGGCCTTTACGAACGTCGTAATCATCGACCCCGTTCTGGGGATTCGAAAGGGCGATATCGGCGTCCGAAACGGAAAAATCGTCGGCGTCGGCAAGGCGGGCAATCCGGACACGATGGACGGCGTGGACATGGTGATCGGGCAGAGCACCGACACTATTCCCGCCGACGGGCTAATCGCGACGCCCGGCGCGCTCGACATTCACGTCCACTTCAACAGTCCGCAACTGGTCGAACACGCCCTCGCCTCGGGAGTGACGACCATGTTCGGCGGCGGCTTCGGCGGTGGTGCGACGACCTGCACGCCGGGTCCGCGGAACATCCAGCGGTTCCTGCAGGCCGCCGAGGAGTGGCCGGTCAACGTCGGCTTCTACGGGAAAGGTAACAGTAGCCGACCGGAGTCGTTGCGCGAGCAGGTCGAGGCCGGCGCGGCCGGACTCAAACTCCACGAGGACTGGGGGTCGACCCCCGCTGCGATCGACACCTGCCTCGAGGTCGCGGAGGCCGAAGACGTCCAGGTCTGTATCCACACGGACACGTTAAACGAGTCGGGCTTCGTCGAGGACACCTTCGACGCCATCGACGGCCGCGCGATCCACACCTTCCACATCGAGGGAGCCGGCGGCGGCCACGCACCCGACGTCCTCGAGTTGATCGGCCACGAGCACATGCTGCCGTCGTCGACGAACCCCTCGATGCCCTACACCGAGAACACGTTCGACGAGCACCTGGATATGGTGATGGTCTGTCACCACCTCAACCCCGACGTTCCCGAAGACGTCGCCTTCGCCGAGTCGCGCATCCGTGCGGAGACGCTGGGCGCGGAGGACGTCCTCCACGACACCGGCGCGATCTCGATGATGACGACCGACTCGCAGGCCATGGGCCGGATGGCCGAGATGGTCTGTCGAACGTGGCAGACCGCCCACAAGATGAAGGCCCAGCGCGGCCCCCTCGAGGCCGACGCTGGGACCGACGCCGACAACGCACGGATCAAGCGCTACGTCGCGAAGTACACGATCAACCCCGCTATCACCGCGGGGATCGACGACTACGTCGGCTCGCTCGAGCCCGGAAAACTCGCCGATATCGCGCTGTGGGAGCCGGGCTTCTTCGGGATCAAGCCGCAGGCGGTGATCAAGGGCGGCTTCCCGGTCTGGTCCCAGATGGGTGAGGCCAACGGCTCGCTGATGACCTGCGAACCGGTCATCGGCCGCGAACGCGCGGGGGCACAGGGCCGAGCGAAACACGCCCTCTCGGTGTCGTTCGTCAGCGACGCCGCCTACGAGAACGACGTCGGCGACGCCTACGACCTGCAGACGCCGGTTCGGCCGGTCGAGGGGA